One genomic window of Quercus robur chromosome 6, dhQueRobu3.1, whole genome shotgun sequence includes the following:
- the LOC126689874 gene encoding uncharacterized protein LOC126689874 — protein sequence MAINCAKERWEHSNSSEQAVEEELDEDLSFCDLPVISNLTEEKEEEQSRKEDALAIDHQTQEEFDFPSRGGSLLRESEMCSADEVFFQGQILPLRLSVSSQSGSGGVKQESQNISRCTSRSESMDHNSTGGFTSNNSSRSSSTRSHNSTSSTSSNNTFRRNSKPIRVQNNFLTCPSPKPQIRISTTRQGTVSSRSRNSSARDFFRLGLVPTPEIGLQDLKVRRNISVNKNSVSRNSSLSSSSSSTSAKINNSSSRKSNSGLNMEDKQIRQGFLERRLGGLLSGCKCTDETVSSNVVIIKGNSESATTTHAKKAEKLLELKMKKKQEEKQQGKQAMSRHRTYEWLKELSHATYPPGS from the coding sequence ATGGCAATTAACTGTGCCAAAGAAAGATGGGAACATTCAAACTCATCGGAGCAAGCAGTTGAAGAAGAATTAGATGAAGATTTATCATTCTGTGATCTACCAGTCATTAGTAATTTGACAgaggagaaagaagaagagcaatcaagaaaagaagatgCTTTGGCAATTGATCATCAAACACAAGAAGAATTCGATTTTCCCTCAAGGGGTGGCTCTCTTTTGAGAGAATCAGAAATGTGTTCTGCTGATGAGGTTTTCTTTCAAGGTCAAATCCTCCCACTACGTCTCTCAGTTAGCTCACAGAGTGGCTCGGGCGGTGTCAAGCAAGAAAGCCAGAACATTAGCCGGTGCACATCAAGGTCTGAGTCCATGGACCATAATTCAACAGGTGGGTTCACTAGCAACAATAGTAGCAGAAGCAGCAGTACTAGAAGTCACAACTCAACAAGCAGCACTAGCTCCAACAATACATTCAGACGAAATTCCAAGCCAATTAGAGTCCAAAACAACTTTCTTACATGCCCAAGTCCCAAACCCCAGATCAGAATTTCAACAACTCGACAAGGAACTGTGAGTAGCCGAAGCCGCAACTCATCAGCAAGGGACTTTTTCCGACTGGGTTTGGTACCAACACCTGAGATTGGATTGCAAGACCTTAAGGTTCGTAGAAACATTAGTGTTAACAAAAATTCAGTCAGTCGCAATAGCAGTCTTAGTAGCAGTAGCAGTAGTACTAGTGCTAAGATTAATAATAGTAGTAGTCGCAAAAGCAACTCTGGTTTGAACATGGAGGATAAACAAATAAGGCAAGGATTCTTGGAGAGAAGACTAGGAGGATTGTTGAGTGGCTGTAAGTGTACAGATGAAACAGTTTCTTCAAATGTTGTCATCATTAAGGGCAATAGTGAAAGTGCTACAACAACGCATGCTAAGAAAGCTGAGAAACTGTTGGAGTTGAAGATGAAAAAGAAGCAAGAAGAAAAGCAGCAGGGAAAGCAAGCAATGTCACGCCATCGAACGTATGAATGGCTAAAGGAGCTTTCTCATGCAACTTATCCTCCTGGGTCCTGA